In Oncorhynchus masou masou isolate Uvic2021 chromosome 10, UVic_Omas_1.1, whole genome shotgun sequence, a single genomic region encodes these proteins:
- the LOC135547616 gene encoding MOB-like protein phocein isoform X4, giving the protein MAFRKFLPMFDRVLVERLAAETMSKGGIMLPEKAQGKVLQATVVAVGPGSTNQDFYNWPDESFEEMDSTLAVQQYIQQNIRSDCSGIDKILEPPEGQDEGVWKYEHLRQFCLELNGLAVKLQSECHPDTCTQMTATEQWIFLCAAHKTPKECPAIDYTRHTLDGAACLLNSNKYFPSRVSIKESSVAKLGSVCRRIYRIFSHAYFHHRQIFDKYENETFLCHRFTRFVMKYNLMSKDNLIVPILEEEVQNTSAGESEA; this is encoded by the exons GCTTTCAGGAAATTCCTTCCCATGTTTGACCGGGTGCTGGTGGAGCGTCTGGCTGCAGAGACTATGTCGAAGGGGGGCATTATGCTGCCAGAGAAGGCCCAGGGCAAGGTGCTGCAGGCCACAGTGGTGGCAGTGGGACCAGGCTCCACCAACCAG gATTTCTACAACTGGCCAGATGAATCCTTTGAAGAGATGGACAGCACGCTGGCTGTACAACAG TACATTCAGCAGAACATCCGGTCAGACTGCTCCGGTATTGATAAGATCCTGGAGCCACCGGAAGGACAGGACGAAGGGGTGTGGAAGTACGAGCACCTCCG GCAATTTTGTCTGGAGCTGAATGGACTCGCTGTGAAACTGCAGAGCGAGTGCCACCCAGACACCTGCACCCAGATGACAGCCACAGAACAGTGGATATTCCTGTGTGCTGCACACAAGACCCCCAAAGAG TGCCCTGCCATTGACTACACCAGGCACACGCTGGACGGAGCTGCCTGCCTTCTCAACAGCAACAAGTATTTCCCCAGCCG TGTGAGCATCAAGGAGTCCTCAGTGGCCAAGCTGGGTTCTGTGTGTCGCCGGATCTATAGGATATTCTCCCATGCTTACTTCCACCATCGGCAGATATTTGACAAGTATGAG AACGAGACCTTTCTGTGCCATCGGTTCACGCGCTTCGTGATGAAGTACAACCTGATGTCCAAGGACAACCTGATTGTTCCTATCCTGGAGGAGGAGGTCCAGAACACCTCAGCTGGGGAGAGCGAGGCCTGA
- the LOC135547616 gene encoding 10 kDa heat shock protein, mitochondrial isoform X3, producing MAFRKFLPMFDRVLVERLAAETMSKGGIMLPEKAQGKVLQATVVAVGPGSTNQKGYLTPMSVKIGEKVLLPEYGGTKVHLEDKEYFLFRDADILGKYVE from the exons GCTTTCAGGAAATTCCTTCCCATGTTTGACCGGGTGCTGGTGGAGCGTCTGGCTGCAGAGACTATGTCGAAGGGGGGCATTATGCTGCCAGAGAAGGCCCAGGGCAAGGTGCTGCAGGCCACAGTGGTGGCAGTGGGACCAGGCTCCACCAACCAG aaagGATATCTGACACCCATGAGTGTCAAAATTGGAGAGAAGGTCCTTCTGCCAGAGTACGGAGGAACTAAAGTTCACCTGGAAGACAAG GAATACTTCCTGTTCCGTGACGCTGACATCCTTGGCAAATATGTAGAATAA
- the LOC135547616 gene encoding MOB-like protein phocein isoform X1 encodes MCASFASGHSVEMVMAEGTAVLRRNRPGTKAKDFYNWPDESFEEMDSTLAVQQYIQQNIRSDCSGIDKILEPPEGQDEGVWKYEHLRQFCLELNGLAVKLQSECHPDTCTQMTATEQWIFLCAAHKTPKECPAIDYTRHTLDGAACLLNSNKYFPSRVSIKESSVAKLGSVCRRIYRIFSHAYFHHRQIFDKYENETFLCHRFTRFVMKYNLMSKDNLIVPILEEEVQNTSAGESEA; translated from the exons ATGTGCGCATCATTTGCATCCGGGCATTCTGTCGAGATGGTCATGGCGGAGGGTACTGCAGTTCTGAGGAGGAATCGGCCTGGAACCAAGGCGAAG gATTTCTACAACTGGCCAGATGAATCCTTTGAAGAGATGGACAGCACGCTGGCTGTACAACAG TACATTCAGCAGAACATCCGGTCAGACTGCTCCGGTATTGATAAGATCCTGGAGCCACCGGAAGGACAGGACGAAGGGGTGTGGAAGTACGAGCACCTCCG GCAATTTTGTCTGGAGCTGAATGGACTCGCTGTGAAACTGCAGAGCGAGTGCCACCCAGACACCTGCACCCAGATGACAGCCACAGAACAGTGGATATTCCTGTGTGCTGCACACAAGACCCCCAAAGAG TGCCCTGCCATTGACTACACCAGGCACACGCTGGACGGAGCTGCCTGCCTTCTCAACAGCAACAAGTATTTCCCCAGCCG TGTGAGCATCAAGGAGTCCTCAGTGGCCAAGCTGGGTTCTGTGTGTCGCCGGATCTATAGGATATTCTCCCATGCTTACTTCCACCATCGGCAGATATTTGACAAGTATGAG AACGAGACCTTTCTGTGCCATCGGTTCACGCGCTTCGTGATGAAGTACAACCTGATGTCCAAGGACAACCTGATTGTTCCTATCCTGGAGGAGGAGGTCCAGAACACCTCAGCTGGGGAGAGCGAGGCCTGA
- the LOC135547616 gene encoding MOB-like protein phocein isoform X2: MCASFASGHSVEMVMAEGTAVLRRNRPGTKAKDFYNWPDESFEEMDSTLAVQQYIQQNIRSDCSGIDKILEPPEGQDEGVWKQFCLELNGLAVKLQSECHPDTCTQMTATEQWIFLCAAHKTPKECPAIDYTRHTLDGAACLLNSNKYFPSRVSIKESSVAKLGSVCRRIYRIFSHAYFHHRQIFDKYENETFLCHRFTRFVMKYNLMSKDNLIVPILEEEVQNTSAGESEA; the protein is encoded by the exons ATGTGCGCATCATTTGCATCCGGGCATTCTGTCGAGATGGTCATGGCGGAGGGTACTGCAGTTCTGAGGAGGAATCGGCCTGGAACCAAGGCGAAG gATTTCTACAACTGGCCAGATGAATCCTTTGAAGAGATGGACAGCACGCTGGCTGTACAACAG TACATTCAGCAGAACATCCGGTCAGACTGCTCCGGTATTGATAAGATCCTGGAGCCACCGGAAGGACAGGACGAAGGGGTGTGGAA GCAATTTTGTCTGGAGCTGAATGGACTCGCTGTGAAACTGCAGAGCGAGTGCCACCCAGACACCTGCACCCAGATGACAGCCACAGAACAGTGGATATTCCTGTGTGCTGCACACAAGACCCCCAAAGAG TGCCCTGCCATTGACTACACCAGGCACACGCTGGACGGAGCTGCCTGCCTTCTCAACAGCAACAAGTATTTCCCCAGCCG TGTGAGCATCAAGGAGTCCTCAGTGGCCAAGCTGGGTTCTGTGTGTCGCCGGATCTATAGGATATTCTCCCATGCTTACTTCCACCATCGGCAGATATTTGACAAGTATGAG AACGAGACCTTTCTGTGCCATCGGTTCACGCGCTTCGTGATGAAGTACAACCTGATGTCCAAGGACAACCTGATTGTTCCTATCCTGGAGGAGGAGGTCCAGAACACCTCAGCTGGGGAGAGCGAGGCCTGA